A genomic segment from Canis lupus baileyi chromosome 13, mCanLup2.hap1, whole genome shotgun sequence encodes:
- the LOC140602472 gene encoding uncharacterized protein has product MFPHNPPNKAVSLSEAHPASDDSGVRPLLHPQGAPAQLRPPPLPHGHPASPKALPGPQLPVSPSLLHGWLSDCSKRFIGSRKVEYWQLYFHPSQLHEVPVGLPRCCIPWAGGCVLYTVGPPSIRGMSETWIISSKRTRTHSDVPHSTDTWDSAISSRCRDLVVTQLGQDRPDLLPSASVQLGLPLGAHPRQCQRPPVLSLHLPS; this is encoded by the exons ATGTTTCCTCATAATCCTCCCAACAAGGCTGTGAG CTTGTCAGAAGCCCATCCCGCTTCAGATGACTCTGGAGTTCGTCCCCTGCTCCATCCCCAAGGGGCGCCGGCTCAGCTCcgtcctcctcctctcccacatggacatcctgcTTC GCCTAAGGCCCTGCCTGGCCCGCAGCTCCCTGTGAGCCCCTCACTCCTCCACGGCTGGCTTTCCGACTGCAGCAAGCGATTCATTGG CTCCAGAAAGGTCGAATATTGGCAGTTGTATTTTCACCCAAGCCAACTCCATGAAGTCCCCGTTGGCCTTCCTCGGTGCTGCATCCCCTGGGCTGGTGGCTGTGTCCTGTACACAGTGGGACCTCCGTCTATCAGGGGAATGAGTGAAACCTGGATTATTAGCTCAAAACGCACGAGGACTCACTCAGACGTTCCCCACAG CACTGATACCTGGGATTCAGCCATCAGCTCCCGGTGCCGAGACTTGGTGGTAACCCAGCTGGGGCAGGATCGGCCCGACTTGCTGCCTTCTGCTTCCGTTCAGCTGGGACTCCCCCTGGGTGCACATCCCCGCCAGTGTCAACGGCCACCAGTGCTTTCCCTCCACTTGCCTTCCTGA